In a genomic window of Candidatus Rokuibacteriota bacterium:
- a CDS encoding IS630 family transposase: MGKKIDARTLELSALQLLRRQVVQAVRGGMTQTGAARTFGASLRAVSTWMRLDRDGGLRALKLKRRGRRPGGGRLNATQAARIRALIIDKMPDQLKLPFYLWTREAVARLIDREYGIPVSPTTVGRYLQAWGMSAQKPVRRAYERNDAAIATWLSREYPAIAQQAKRGKAAIYWGDEMGLRSDHVTGTSYAPVGHTPVVRATGQRCGCNMISAITNRGALAFMVFEGKFRNPVFIEFMRRMLRQVTGRICLIVDGHPVHRSAAARTFVAEHVTRLRLIRLPGYCPELNPDELLNQDVKTNALGKSRPTNKAEMMAGVRSHLHRRQKQPHVIRNLFQEKHVRYAA, encoded by the coding sequence ATGGGCAAGAAGATCGATGCCAGGACACTGGAACTGTCGGCGTTGCAGCTGCTGCGTCGACAGGTGGTGCAGGCGGTCCGTGGCGGGATGACGCAGACCGGGGCAGCACGCACGTTCGGCGCGAGCCTGCGGGCGGTGAGCACGTGGATGCGGCTTGATCGGGACGGCGGGCTGCGGGCGCTCAAGCTCAAGCGCCGGGGACGGCGCCCGGGCGGCGGGCGGCTGAACGCCACGCAGGCCGCGCGCATTCGCGCGCTGATCATTGACAAGATGCCCGATCAGTTGAAGCTGCCGTTCTACCTGTGGACACGGGAAGCCGTAGCTCGCCTGATTGACCGGGAGTACGGCATCCCGGTGTCGCCGACGACGGTGGGGCGCTACCTTCAGGCGTGGGGCATGAGTGCGCAGAAGCCGGTGCGGCGCGCCTACGAAAGGAACGATGCCGCCATTGCGACGTGGCTGTCGCGGGAATACCCGGCGATCGCCCAACAGGCCAAGCGGGGAAAGGCGGCCATTTATTGGGGCGACGAGATGGGATTGCGCAGCGACCACGTGACGGGTACCAGCTATGCCCCGGTGGGACACACCCCGGTCGTGCGGGCCACCGGGCAACGCTGTGGCTGCAACATGATTTCGGCGATCACCAATCGTGGTGCATTGGCGTTCATGGTGTTCGAGGGCAAGTTCCGCAATCCGGTGTTTATCGAGTTCATGCGGCGCATGCTCAGGCAGGTCACGGGCAGGATCTGCCTGATCGTCGATGGACACCCGGTGCATCGGTCGGCAGCCGCGAGGACGTTTGTCGCCGAACATGTCACACGCTTGCGTCTGATCCGGTTGCCGGGCTACTGCCCGGAGCTGAACCCGGACGAGTTGCTCAATCAGGACGTCAAGACCAACGCCCTGGGCAAGAGCCGACCGACCAACAAGGCGGAGATGATGGCCGGTGTGCGTAGTCATCTCCACCGCCGACAGAAGCAGCCGCATGTGATCCGCAATCTGTTTCAGGAAAAGCATGTCCGCTATGCCGCCTGA
- the lhgO gene encoding L-2-hydroxyglutarate oxidase, with protein MTQASDIAIIGGGIVGLATALALTDRYPRTRVVVLDKEPKLAAHQTGHNSGVIHSGIYYKPGSLKARLCVEGARLMKAFCTEHGIHWEPCGKLIVATDPGELGRLQSIHERGEANGLSGLKVLEGPEIKGYEPHCRAVRALLVPQTGIVDYVQVAGKMGELLKTRGVEIMTGAGVTAIRRTGQGLVLDTARGGVESHFLVNCAGLYSDEVARLMGIRPEVRIIPFRGEYYMLRPERRSLVKNLIYPVPDPEFPFLGVHFTRSVHGDVEAGPNAVLAFAREGYTLGTVRPGETLGMLGYAGFWHMARRYWKMGAYELYRSASKAAFVRSLQKLVPDIREGDIERGGAGVRAQAVSPDGSLVDDFRISVTEGAVHVVNAPSPAATASLAIGRHIAALAADTFRLSK; from the coding sequence GTGACGCAGGCCTCGGACATCGCGATCATCGGTGGCGGCATCGTCGGCCTCGCCACCGCGCTCGCCCTGACGGACCGCTACCCGCGCACGCGCGTCGTCGTACTCGACAAGGAGCCGAAGCTGGCCGCGCACCAGACGGGGCACAACAGCGGCGTCATTCACTCGGGCATCTACTACAAGCCGGGCTCGCTCAAGGCGCGGCTCTGCGTCGAGGGCGCCCGGCTCATGAAGGCCTTCTGCACCGAGCACGGCATCCACTGGGAGCCCTGCGGCAAGCTGATCGTCGCGACGGATCCCGGCGAGCTCGGCAGGCTCCAGAGCATCCACGAGCGCGGCGAGGCCAACGGGCTCAGCGGGCTCAAGGTGCTGGAGGGGCCTGAGATCAAGGGGTACGAGCCCCACTGCCGGGCCGTGCGCGCGCTTCTCGTGCCGCAGACCGGCATCGTGGACTATGTCCAGGTCGCCGGGAAGATGGGCGAGCTGCTGAAGACCCGAGGCGTCGAGATCATGACGGGCGCGGGCGTCACGGCCATCCGGCGCACGGGGCAGGGGCTCGTGCTCGACACGGCGCGGGGCGGGGTCGAGAGCCACTTCCTCGTCAACTGCGCGGGGCTCTACTCCGACGAGGTCGCGCGGCTCATGGGCATCCGCCCCGAGGTGCGCATCATCCCGTTCCGCGGCGAGTACTACATGCTCCGCCCCGAGCGCCGCTCGCTGGTGAAGAACCTGATCTACCCGGTGCCCGATCCGGAGTTCCCGTTCCTGGGTGTCCACTTCACGCGCAGCGTCCACGGCGACGTCGAGGCGGGACCCAATGCCGTGCTGGCCTTCGCCCGCGAGGGCTACACGCTGGGCACGGTGCGGCCGGGCGAGACGCTGGGCATGCTGGGCTACGCGGGCTTCTGGCACATGGCGCGGCGCTACTGGAAGATGGGCGCCTACGAGCTCTACCGCTCGGCGAGCAAGGCGGCCTTCGTGCGCTCCCTCCAGAAGCTGGTGCCGGACATCAGGGAGGGGGACATCGAGCGGGGCGGGGCGGGTGTGCGCGCCCAGGCGGTGAGCCCGGACGGGTCCTTGGTGGACGATTTCCGGATAAGCGTGACCGAGGGGGCCGTGCACGTGGTCAACGCGCCCTCGCCGGCGGCCACGGCGTCGCTCGCCATCGGCCGCCACATCGCCGCCCTCGCGGCCGACACGTTCCGGTTGAGTAAGTAA
- a CDS encoding cyclic nucleotide-binding domain-containing protein, with amino-acid sequence MSRPSGEVPSRTFKAGDVIFKEGDDAKSEAFLVHEGKVEVRKNLGGEEKLLRVLGKGELLGELALFRNAPRSAAAIAAEAVTLLIIPANRLEAMVRTNPALAMAIIKDLSGRMLAAEERARDAENRAREAEGGKGEKSK; translated from the coding sequence ATGAGCCGTCCCAGTGGAGAGGTTCCCAGCCGAACGTTCAAAGCGGGCGACGTCATCTTCAAGGAAGGCGACGACGCCAAGAGCGAGGCCTTCCTGGTCCACGAGGGCAAGGTCGAGGTCAGGAAGAACCTCGGCGGCGAAGAGAAGCTGCTCCGCGTGCTGGGCAAGGGCGAACTCCTGGGCGAGCTGGCCCTCTTCCGCAATGCCCCGCGCTCGGCGGCCGCCATCGCGGCCGAGGCTGTCACGCTCCTGATCATTCCTGCCAACCGGCTCGAGGCCATGGTGCGGACCAACCCCGCCCTGGCCATGGCGATCATCAAGGACCTCTCGGGGCGCATGCTGGCCGCGGAAGAGCGAGCGCGCGACGCCGAGAACCGGGCGCGGGAGGCCGAGGGCGGAAAGGGAGAGAAGAGCAAGTAA